ACTCCGGGCGGGAAGGGAGGGGTCGGGGCGGAGGGGGTACGCTGTCAGGCCCCTCGGCTCTGGGTCGGGGGCCGGGGGTCAGGGGGCCGCGGCCAGTCAGAGCCGAGGGGCCGGAACGACTCGGGGACCCCAAGGCAGCGCCGAGGGCTCGGCAGGGCCGCGGACACCGCCGCGGTTGGGTTTGTTATTGTCGACTCCGTCCCTTCCTCCGCGGAGCATGCCGGGAAAcggtgggcggggggaggggtgcgcCGGGCTGCCCTGCCGGCGCAGAGACGCGCGCGCAGGTCCGGAAGTCGGCCGGTACCCGGGAAGGGGGGGCGACTCCGCCCATAGTCGTTGTCAGTAGGCCTGTGACTTGGCTGTCCTCTGGTGACCCGAGGAGAACGCTGGGGCGGCCTGTTGCGGTGCGAGCCGTCGTCCGGGCGCGCATTGCTCCAAGGTGATCTTGACCTTCCTTGCTACAGcgagctggcctgggctgggccgACTCCACCGAACTTTGGATTAGCCCCAGGTTAA
This region of Mustela erminea isolate mMusErm1 chromosome 16, mMusErm1.Pri, whole genome shotgun sequence genomic DNA includes:
- the LOC116574748 gene encoding translation initiation factor IF-2-like, which codes for MGEGATGGDGTYLATPPPPPAAAAEPAAPGTIFRHRLVVGGGYQPPIGHRQPTKPPVSQVPVAAPNSGREGRGRGGGGTLSGPSALGRGPGVRGPRPVRAEGPERLGDPKAAPRARQGRGHRRGWVCYCRLRPFLRGACRETVGGGRGAPGCPAGAETRAQVRKSAGTREGGATPPIVVVSRPVTWLSSGDPRRTLGRPVAVRAVVRARIAPR